The Acidobacteriota bacterium DNA window CCCTTAACCGTGAACCGTCATCCGGACACTGCCGCGGCGGTTCTCCCTCCCGGCTCAGGTCGATCGGATTGGACCAGGCACGGCCGTCTTCGCCGTCCCACAACTCGATCCGGACGTAACACCCAACGACTCGAGGCCGCTGCCAGTAGCCCCGATCCAGAAACCGATCGGTCATCTCCGCGACCTTGCCGGGAGTGGCCAGGGCGGAAAGCGGTGCCCGGGCCTCCGTCAGGCACTCGCCCGCTGGCACCACCCGGCGGACGCCGAGCCAGGGTGACGAGGCGAACCAGACCGAACGAACGGGCGTGGTCTTCACCCGGATCTCGCCGTCCTCTACCGCGATCTCCTCGATTCGAGGCCCGGTCGTGGAGTAGAAGCGGCCCTGCCGGATAGCCTCCAAGATTTCGGCGGAAGTCCGAGTCCGCGCCCAGACCATAATCCAAGCTTCGGCCTGATCACGAAACGGCTGCCGACCCAGGGGTGCAAATGTCAACTCGGGACGGACCCCACTATGCCGGTCGTCGCTGGCCACGCCCCAGAGCCTGTGCCCTCCGGCCAGCAATTCGTCCCATTGGGCGGTGGAATCGCCACGGCGCCCGTTCCAGTGGTTAGGTGAGTTGAAGATCTCGATTCCCACCAGACCCTTCAATCGGGAGATGGCGGCGGAAGAGACGCCACTCAGGGAGGGATGGGAGAGAAAGGGGACTCCACCCTGCTCCAGCACTTCATCGATGACTCGCTGCGGGCTTGCCATTTGGCTCGTCATACGCTGGATTCCCAGGGCCAGGACCTCAGCTGGAAAAGTCTCCTGCCACGAGACTCCGATCTCGGCACCCGGCAGGACGAGAATCTCGCGGGATGGGTGCCCGCTGACATCGGTGACCAGGTTGTGGTCGGTGACGAAGAGGAAATCGTACTCGTGTCGGGCGTACCACTTCGCCAGTTCGTTCAGGCCGAAGAGACCGTCCGAATTGGTGGTATGGCTATGGACGTTGCCCCGGTACCACTGGCCCGAGCCGTCAAAAAGATGAATCGGCATATCTCAAAACCACCTGCTTCCGAACTGCGAACCCTTCTCGGCCTGACCTAGTTTCAGCGGAAATGATACTAACCGTAGCCGATTCGAATGCGAACATCTACGATCTGTACGGGCTCGGCGGGGTCACCCCGAGGGGGAGGTTCGACAGTTACCCGAAGTGTGTTCTTGCCTTTTTTCAAGTTCCGCGGATCGATTTTGAATTCAACCCAGCCCGCGTCGTCTATCCAACCGACGCCATACCCTCCGTAGCGTTTGACTTTCGCTTCAACGGGCTCGGAAAGGGAGACGCCGTTGAGTTCCCACTTGAATCGGCGGCGGTCCGCTCCCTCGGCCCGCTCAAGGTCCCAGCTCGCAATGGCCGGAGGACGGGTCGAATCGGCGGTACTGTATTGAGCCTGCACAAAAACTTCCGACGCGCTGGTGGGATCATCGGCGATCGTCAGCTGGAAGGTAGCTTCTGACGGACCCGCCTGGGTGGAAAAAGCCCGGGGCAGTTGACTGGCCAGACACCCATCGGCCAGACAGCCGAGCCGGGCGTAGCCGGGGTCAATCCGGTAAAGCTTGTTCCGCCGGGCCAGAGCATTCGGGTCTTCTATCGATGGCATCCTGCCGTAATCTGCAGGATTGGTGGGGCCGTGGTGAGTG harbors:
- a CDS encoding CehA/McbA family metallohydrolase, which produces MPIHLFDGSGQWYRGNVHSHTTNSDGLFGLNELAKWYARHEYDFLFVTDHNLVTDVSGHPSREILVLPGAEIGVSWQETFPAEVLALGIQRMTSQMASPQRVIDEVLEQGGVPFLSHPSLSGVSSAAISRLKGLVGIEIFNSPNHWNGRRGDSTAQWDELLAGGHRLWGVASDDRHSGVRPELTFAPLGRQPFRDQAEAWIMVWARTRTSAEILEAIRQGRFYSTTGPRIEEIAVEDGEIRVKTTPVRSVWFASSPWLGVRRVVPAGECLTEARAPLSALATPGKVAEMTDRFLDRGYWQRPRVVGCYVRIELWDGEDGRAWSNPIDLSREGEPPRQCPDDGSRLRGRPAEVGCPRLDPHISNLF